In Chrysoperla carnea chromosome 2, inChrCarn1.1, whole genome shotgun sequence, the following proteins share a genomic window:
- the LOC123292564 gene encoding protocadherin-16, with translation MQLKYNALTKSSRNVLILIWITTLLQFGPTFIVSQGIPDNRCYLENGGSAESFFVSEDVPVGSVIGDLGIHGDPRPIENGGNIILRLQETDSPVRIPPGTARLVLTRPLDKEGVSGPSSVYVNVICDRHRTNDPGFVIPVTIRVTDVNDNAPQFINAPYVLNVSEVTVVGTRVLQGIRAQDADQHGPFSTVHYSVISGPYADYFVFENPLEGTLVLRKSLDYETLPAFSVGLRAQDHGNPPRSSDTVLHVNVIDADDQNPRFFDDRYTAILPNPPIKGAALVINPRDVGAYDQDVGINAPIFYTWNSVGADYQLFIIDRESGKIRLKRDFLDSELMQPATLVIRATQVDNPDRYALATLTVQRNGDYTGASGPVRFTQKEFIAGALESLPARSQITTLATNHPGDRNLKFYISDQKLLDTFSIGPNGELVLRRQLDYESEDSFVFKVFVTDGATNDSAIVNITVLNVNEWEPRFRYPQYEFFVAEGHVQNGVLVGRVQAADGDRGDQITLALSGPYAGMFNINTKGEIYLRDLWPLNTSIVHLVAVATDSGIPARRVAAPVLVHFPPSAVTNGAAVGVAARATSGGFMVLTAFAMILGLLGIVIAILVTYICKVKRPKSGKRKVGTSGFLQHEKLPPPHSMPGVGAGLLVGQLGPNNSVSGGIAKNPVFGETVSPNHSTEVGLCSESNSEIGVASARGGVPNIDLYTATVKSIMSRAPGTRGGICAGTGTVTRIVSPKVHPAPSPPVISPQNDLGTSSTASPNNTNLITRSVEWPSSAMSTRVKKLSWDDDSQTKTETDSVDNNIKINNNVTNNENVNTRTRVSENTNLTVYF, from the exons GTATACCAGATAACAGATGCTACTTAGAAAATGGTGGTTCGGCAGAAAGTTTCTTTGTATCAGAAGATGTACCAGTTGGATCAGTTATCG GTGATCTTGGTATACATGGCGATCCACGACCAATAGAAAATGgtggtaatattattttacggTTACAAGAAACAGACAGTCCTGTTCGGATCCCTCCGGGTACGGCTAGGTTGGTATTGACGAGGCCATTAGACAAAGAAGGAGTTTCTGGACCATCGTCAGTTTATGTGAATGTAATTTGTGATCGCCATAGAACAAATGATCCT GGATTTGTCATTCCAGTAACAATTCGAGTAACAGATGTAAATGACAATGCGCCACAATTTATTAACGCGCCATATGTTTTAAATGTGAGTGAAGTTACCGTTGTAGGAACACGAGTTTTACAAGGAATTCGTGCACAAGATGCAGATCAACATGGGCCATTTTCAACGGTGCATTATTCCGTTATATCAGGACCATATGca GATTActttgtatttgaaaatccaTTGGAAGGAACTTTAGTTTTACGAAAATCGTTAGATTATGAAACACTGCCAGCATTTAGTGTGGGACTACGTGCGCAAGACCATGGTAATCCGCCACGTTCATCGGATACTGTTCTGCATGTAAACGTTATTGATGCTGACGATCAGAATCCACGATTTTTTGATGATAGATATACAGCAATTTTACCTAATCCGCCGATAAAG GGTGCTGCATTGGTGATCAATCCACGCGATGTTGGTGCTTACGATCAAGATGTGGGCATAAATGCTCCTATATTTTATACGTGGAATTCCGTTGGTGCAGACTACCAATTGTTTATTATTGACAGAGAAAGTGGGAAAATTCGATTGAAACGAGATTTTCTTGATAGTGAATTAATGCAACCAGCAACATTAGTTATAAGA GCAACCCAAGTTGATAACCCAGATCGTTATGCATTAGCAACGTTAACAGTTCAACGTAATGGAGATTATACTGGTGCCTCAGGTCCAGTTCGCTTTACACAAAAAGAATTTATAGCTGGAGCATTAGAAAGTTTACCAGCCCGATCGCAAATTACAACATTAGCAACAAACCATCCTGGGGATCGC aatctcaaattttatatttccgaTCAAAAACTTTTAGACACATTTAGTATAGGACCTAATGGGGAATTAGTTTTAAGAAGACAATTGGATTACGAATCAGAGGATTCATTTGTGTTTAAAGTATTTGTAACTGACGGTGCTACG aATGATTCTGCTATAGTAAATATAAcagttttaaatgtaaatgaatgGGAACCCAGATTTAGATATCCACAATACGAGTTTTTTGTCGCTGAAGGTCATGTTCAAAATGGTGTTTTGGTTGGACGCGTTCAAGCTGCAGATGGTGATCGTGGAGATCAAATAACACTCGCACTAAGTGGTCCATATGCAgg AATGTTTAACATAAACACAAAAGGTGAAATTTATTTGCGAGATTTATGGCCTTTGAATACTTCAATTGTACACTTGGTCGCTGTGGCAACAGATAGTGGGATACCAGCTAGACGAGTTGCAGCACCCGTATTAGTTCATTTCCCGCCAAGTGCTGTTACAAATGGTGCAGCTGTAGGAGTAGCTGCTCGAGCTACTTCTGGAGGATTCATGGTTTTAACTGCATTTGCAATGATTTTAGGTTTATTAGGCATTGTTATTGCAATTTTAGTTACATATATTTGTAAAGT AAAAAGACCGAAGAGTGGCAAACGTAAAGTTGGAACTAGTGGATTCTTACAACATGAGAAATTACCACCGCCGCATAGCATGCCTGGTGTTGGAGCTGGTTTACTAGTCGGACAACTAGGTCCAAATAATTCTGTTTCTGGTGGTATTGCAAAAAATCCAGTATTTGGTGAAACTGTTAGTCCAAATCACAGCACAGAAGTGGGTCTTTGTTCAGAATCTAACTCTGAAATTGGTGTGGCATCTGCTCGAGGGGGTGTACCTAACATTGATCTCTACACAGCTACTGTAAAAA GTATTATGTCTCGTGCACCAGGAACACGAGGTGGAATTTGTGCCGGAACTGGTACTGTTACAAGAATAGTCAGTCCTAAAGTACATCCAGCACCAAGTCCACCAGTTATATCACCACAAAATGATTTGGGCACTTCAAGTACAGCTAGCCCaaacaatacaaatttaataacacGTTCTGTAGAATGGCCATCTTCAGCAATGTCTACCCGTGTGAAGAAATTAAGTTGGGATGATGATTCCCAAACTAAG ACTGAAACCGATAGTGtggataataatataaaaattaataataatgttacgAATAATGAAAATGTGAATACCAGAACCCGAGTTAGCGAAAATACAAATCttactgtatatttttaa
- the LOC123292382 gene encoding uncharacterized protein LOC123292382 has protein sequence MGRKCRVKDCLSDSRRSEDMGVTFHKVPFHADIRPKWLSLCKIPSENQANKIIYVCSRHFRRNDFCTFKGTKYMLKQGVLPSMFSWTNDPSKTSKDVSDTKNEEPSTSKVDQPTENENNDVQTEVAEKVDDIPIAPVTKESPVRSRRSKKKSIDLDNKTEIKNTEKNEVADNEEEKIVAEKILTKCEDIKFDEKDITMHDEYIPVTDFTQGSRVEVTDFSGSWFPARIIEVDYTENEVFIEFDDSTKSNEWIPMDSKRLRQLMDIERSVQYDVGERVMAMWKNSIKFPATIQKSLGNDTYEVLFDDNIPLVLKSSKISKSNQSLKKMTPITPKSHPSPLFAPVEGSKQDRRDRKRKINVAELFTRKRPKTDSSVEKSGGTSGSDGEKDINDKDKEANVQVTPKIKEISTPVTPVTTSTTEGGIFSPNSGDWVCRWINGDPIGIPSVVDTRRSVIVSDPRLPDGWIKHLVCRAQGTSAGKWDTVIICPDGKKFRSKNDVQAYLEKEKLPHPIEKFDFSLHLKKARSLGLYEINENIKKQTPKTLLIPAAKGKVTPKVDMKVEKTEKETVADDSTNNSSLKIICENGAYKCPIEGCAKTFRKENLTQMHVKHYHPEYSKFIGSTPNVADLAYARTVGEPIEDFLPKSRLSQGNVSSPTAERKPDIPKSTVRTSISKSISLNENEKSVEGNITEPETNIATTPVVKQKSKESEIVKILTNDSKTSKDVYKMDTKLMSKISSPKYDKKDSPQHISELKDVIEKREPKHHPLSEIKENKNTFENKPHGGGIKTLLPVIRTSQDSDKKHIEPPSPYDTEELPKPPIIPKNVFGKHLKRRRNNSEADTYHRRRRYTKHDYEYYADYHDAGSRSPDYVPYTRKKKTVEFNEAPPTVAEYNYQPQHPKQIVTDTGEVIKIVTMKQEEIINCTCGFMEEDGLMIQCELCLCWQHAYCNSIEREDQVPEKYICYICQNPLRMRASRKYFHDQDWLKQGTLATASFHAVDENVTKARFERLRKSHELSGNIHELSSVMHSLRVKLKIAENKDHPKFYLWSKPWPKIELDNNIEDLLNNQNRLENVVPPEVVKEEIVPSNDIESSLSKLLDSNEPVDPNKQLEFENEIISKPETTSSTTNNELLNILEGNEGSDTKITDEDVEKKDTLPPNIELPPKKDADNPDLKSNKNWIDGGVMCGEVSDGEMISQALASEALANDLLSSPTTLNLSALTPSDIEKIQNTIDNSASLVSPCVPEPEAKIESDACRENLIENISHYQKLINDRMDRMEEQIKKLEDESGDTHGGLPEVTSQNDVKMKEAFVMLIRDLGKIRKLAALY, from the exons atgGGGCGAAAGTGTCGTGTTAAAGATTGCTTATCGGATTCGAGGCGTTCAGAAGATATGGGAGTGACATTCCATAAGGTACCATTTCATGCTGATATTCGTCCAAAATGGTTGAGTCTTTGTAAAATACCATCAGAAAATCAAgctaataaaatcatttacgtGTGTTCTCGTCATTTTCGGCGTAAtgatttttgtacatttaaaggAACCAAGTATATGCTAAAACAAGGTGTTTTACCATCAATGTTTTCGTGGACTAATGATCCAAGCAAAACATCAAAAGACGTATCCGATACAAAAAATGAAGAACCATCAACATCTAAAGTTGACCAACCTACTGAAAACGAAAATAACGATGTTCAAACTGAAGTAGCTGAAAAAGTTGACGACATTCCAATCGCTCCAGTTACTAAGGAATCGCCTGTACGATCTCgacgaagtaaaaaaaaatctatcgaTTTAGATAATAAAACTGAGATtaaaaacactgaaaaaaatgaagTAGCTGAtaatgaagaagaaaaaatcGTTGCTGAAAAAATACTCACTAAATGTGAAgatattaaatttgatgaaaaagatATAACGATGCACGACGAATATATTCCAGTTACAGATTTTACACAAGGATCGCGTGTAGAAGTTACAGATTTTAGTGGATCTTGGTTTCCAGCTCGTATTATTGAAGTTGATTATACCGAAAATGAAGTGTTTATAGAATTTGACGATTCTACTAAATCGAATGAATGGATTCCGATGGATAGTAAACGATTACGTCAACTAATGGATATTGAACGAAGCGTTCAGTATGATGTTGGTGAACGTGTTATGGCTATGTGGAAAAACTCAATTAAATTTCCCGCAACAATACAAAAGTCTCTCGGAAAtg atACTTATGAGGTATTATTTGACGACAATATAccattagttttaaaatcgtcaaaaatatcaaaatcaaatcAATCTCTAAAAAAAATGACACCCATTACACCAAAATCACATCCAAGTCCATTGTTTGCTCCAGTCGAAGGATCTAAACAAGATCGTCGAGatagaaaacgaaaaattaatgtTGCTGAACTATTTACAAGAAAACGTCCTAAAACCGATTCGTCTGTTGAGAAATCTGGTGGTACGTCTGGCTCAGATGGCGAGAAAGATATTAATGATAAAGATAAAGAAGCAAATGTGCAAG tcaccccaaaaataaaagaaattagtaCACCAGTAACGCCCGTAACTACTTCAACGACCGAAGGTGGTATTTTCAGTCCTAATAGCGGCGATTGGGTATGTCGTTGGATAAATGGTGATCCGATTGGTATTCCAAGTGTTGTAGATACACGAAGATCAGTTATTGTAAGTGATCCAAGATTACCTGATGGTTGGATCAAACATTTAGTTTGTAGAGCTCAAGGAACATCTGCTGGAAAATGGGATACAGTTATTATTTg tcCCGATGGAAAAAAGTTTCGGTCGAAGAATGATGTTCAAGCatatttagaaaaagaaaaattgccGCATCccatcgaaaaatttgattttagtcTACATTTGAAGAAAGCACGTTCTCTCGGTTTGTacgaaatcaatgaaaatattaaaaaacaaactccCAAAACTTTGTTAATTCCTGCTGCTAAAGGAAAAGTGACTCCCAAAGTGGATATGAAAGTTGAGAAAACAGAAAAGGAGACTGTTGCAGATGATTCAA CTAACAAtagcagtttaaaaattatttgtgaaaatgGCGCTTACAAATGCCCTATCGAAGGATGTGCAAAAACGTTTAGAAAAGAGAATCTAACACAAATGCATGTGAAGCATTATCATCCTGAATATTCTAAATTCATCGGATCAACGCCAAACGTAGCTGATTTGGCATATGCAAGAACTGTTGGTGAACCAATTGAAGATTTTCTACCAAAATCAAGGTTAAGTCAAGGGAATGTTTCTTCTCCAACTGCAGAGAGAAAACCTGATATCCCTAAGTCTACAGTACGAACTTCTATTAGCAAAAGCATTTctctaaatgaaaatgaaaaatcagtTGAAGGAAATATTACTGAACCTGAAACAAATATAGCAACAACTCCTGTagttaaacaaaaatcaaaagaatccgaaattgtgaaaatattaacaaatgatTCGAAAACTTcaaaagatgtttataaaatggatACTAAATTAATGTCTAAAATTTCGTCACCAAAATATGATAAGAAAGACTCACCACAACATATTTCTGAACTTAAGGATGTTATAGAAAAGCGAGAGCCTAAACATCATCCTCTTTcagaaatcaaagaaaataaaaacacttttgaaaataaaccaCATGGTGGTGGTATTAAAACACTACTTCCAGTAATTCGAACCTCTCAGGATTCtgataaaaaacatattgaGCCACCATCTCCATATGATACTGAAGAATTACCCAAACCACCGATTATTCCAAAGAATGTATTTGGAAAACACTTGAAACGACGACGAAATAATTCTGAGGCTGATACTTACCACAGACGACGACGATATACGAAACATGATTATGAATATTATGCTGATTACCACGATGCTGGCAGTCGATCGCCAGATTATGTACCATATACCAGAAAAAAGAAAACTGTAGAATTTAATGAGGCGCCTCCAACTGTTGCAG AGTATAATTATCAACCACAGCATCCAAAACAAATTGTAACGGATACTGGAgaagtaattaaaattgtaacgATGAAACAAGAAGAGATTATAAACTGCACATGTGGATTTATGGAAGAAGATGGTCTTATGATACAATGTGAATTATGTTTATGTTGGCAACATGCATATTGTAACAGCATTGAAAGAGAGGATCAAGTTCCAGAAAAATATATCTGTTATATTTGTCAAAATCCCTTACGAATGCGGGCAtcacgaaaatattttcatgatcaAGATTGGTTAAAGCAGGGTACTTTGGCAACCGCTAGCTTTCATGCTGTCGATGAAAATGTAACGAAAGCTCGATTTGAAAGATTACGTAAATCGCATGAATTGAGTGGAAATATTCATGAACTTTCGTCGGTTATGCATAGTTTAAgagttaaattgaaaattgctGA aaacaaaGATCATCCCAAATTCTATCTATGGTCAAAACCCTGGCCAAAAATCGAATTAGACAATAATATAGaggatttattaaataatcaaaatcgtttAGAGAATGTGGTACCACCAGAAGTTGTTAAAGAAGAAATTGTTCCATCGAACGATATCGAATCATCTTTAAGCAAATTATTAGACTCAAATGAGCCTGTTGATCCAAATAAACAGTtggaatttgaaaatgaaattatttcaaaaccgGAAACAACATCAAGTACTACAAATAATGAATTGTTGAATATATTAGAAGGAAATGAAGGTTCTGATACGAAAATAACAGATGAAGatgttgaaaaaaaagatacattACCACCAAATATTGAATTACCTCCAAAAAAAGATGCAGATAATCctgatttaaaatcaaataaaaattggattGACGGGGGTGTAATGTGTGGAGAAGTATCTGATGGAGAAATGATCAGTCAAGCACTTGCCAGTGAAGCATTAGCAAATGATTTACTTAGCTCGCCAACTACTTTAAACTTATCAGCATTAACTCCTagtgatattgaaaaaattcaaaacacaaTTGACA ATTCTGCATCATTAGTGAGTCCATGTGTACCTGAACCAGAAGCCAAAATAGAATCTGATGCCTGTCGAGAAAATCTTATTGAAAACATTAGTCATTACCAAAAACTAATTAATGACAGAATGGATCGTATGGAAGAACAAATCAAAA aATTAGAGGATGAAAGCGGTGATACACATGGAGGTTTACCAGAAGTAACGTCTCAAAATGATGTGAAAATGAAAGAAGCATTTGTAATGTTAATTCGAGATCTTGGAAAAATACGAAAACTTGCagcattgtattaa
- the LOC123293287 gene encoding oxidized low-density lipoprotein receptor 1-like, producing MIIKKSVHCLIILSFLYCCVNSTDTSTNDNNDVWDTADDGVFGPLLEKYTLSYENYNLREGKVLHIPKTEGGFVASRITILNDTRPGKIVNRPIPTVMKPQIPNNPNNPVSVQSPGREVSETDLYLLSAFEKMAYKVDIMEKRLRHVEEIMYSVVAGNKIDTEPCPLNFTRAGEGCYYFGERKFDWQVANKYCKRMGASLVEFETIEERESVISYIQSWSYFKGRDFWTSGLNPGLLWIWSGSAKPVMNKPNSSEIRGSGRCLGVVYDPSYRRYNYRGVDCSMPQYFICEQEDKTLSNGISRLAKQLN from the exons ATGATTATCAAGAAAAGTGTtcattgtttaattatattaagttttcTGTATTGTTGTGTGAATTCTACTGACACCAGTACAAATGACAACAATGATGTATGGGATACTGCAGACGATGGTGTATTTGGACCATTGTTGGAAAAATATACTTTGTCATATGAAAACTATAACttaag GGAAGGAAAAGTCTTGCACATTCCAAAAACAGAAGGTGGATTTGTTGCATCAcgaataacaatattaaatgatACTAGACCTGGTAAAATTGTAAATCGTCCAATCCCAACGGTGATGAAACCACAAATTCCAAATAATCCAAACAATCCAGTAAGTGTACAATCCCCGGGACGTGAAGTTAGTGAAACTGATTTGTATTTATTGAGTGCGTTCGAAAAAATGGCCTATAAAGTTGATATTATGGAAAAACGTTTACGGCATGTAGAAGAAATTATGTATTCGGTTGTAGctggaaataaaattgatacag agccTTGCCCGCTTAATTTTACTCGGGCTGGTGAAGGATGCTACTATTTTGgagaaagaaaatttgattgGCAAGTAGCTAATAAATACTGTAAAAGAATGGGTGCATCTCTTGtagaatttgaaacaattgaagaacGTGAAAGCGTCATTTCGTATATTCAATCTTGGAGttattttaaag gACGAGATTTTTGGACCTCGGGATTAAACCCTGGTTTATTATGGATATGGAGTGGTTCAGCTAAACCAGTAATGAACAAACCAAATTCGAGTGAAATTAGAGGTTCTGGTCGATGTCTGGGTGTTGTTTATGATCCTTCATATCGTCGATACAATTACCGAGGTGTAGATTGTTCGATGccacaatattttatttgcgAGCAGGAAGATAAAACACTCAGTAATGGAATTTCTAGATTAgcgaaacaattaaattaa